The genomic segment TGATAACATTAGCCCCACCAATATTGCTCTGAGCAATAGCACCATTAACGAAAACGTCGCTGCTAATAGCAATGTCGGCAGTTTCACCAGCACTGACCCGGATACAGGCAATACCTTTACTTACACTTTAGTCGCGGGTACGGGAGATACGGATAACGCGGCTTTTACGATTGCCAGTGACAAACTCAACATCAACGCTTCCCCCGACTTTGAAGCCAAGTCCAGTTATGCTATCCGAGTTCGGACTACTGATCAAGGCGGACTGAGTTACGAACAACCCTTGACGGTTACTATTAAAGATGTTAATGAAGTTCCTACTAACCTCAGCATCAGCAATAGTAGCATTAACGAAAACGTCGCGGCTAATAGCACTATCGGCAGCTTCACCAGCACTGACCCGGATACAGGCAATACCTTTACTTATAGTTTAGTCGCGGGTACGGGAGATACGGATAACGCGGCTTTTACGATTGCCAGTGACAAACTCAACATCAACGCTTCCCCCAATTTTGAAGCCAAGTCCAGTTATGCTATCCGAGTTCGGACTACTGATCAAGGAGGACTAACTTACGAAAAACCCTTGACGGTTACTATTAAAGATGTTAATGAAGTTCCTACTAACCTCAGCATCAGCAATAGTAGCATTAACGAAAACGTCGCTGCTAATAGCAATGTCGGCAGTTTCACCAGCACTGACCCGGATACAGGCAATACCTTTACTTACACTTTAGTCGCGGGTACGGGAGATACGGATAACGCGGCTTTCACGATTGCCAGTGACAAACTCAACATCAACGCTTCCCCCGACTTTGAAACTAAGTCTACTTACAATATCCGAGTGCAGACTACTGATCAAGGAGGACTAACTTACGAACAACCCTTGACGGTTACTATTAAGGATATCGATGAGTCTGTATCCCTGACACCCAATAATGATATTTTCAATGGGACTGCGGGTGTAGACCAAGTGAAAGGTTTAGCAGGTAGCGATCGCATCTACGGTAATGCTGGAAACGATATCCTCGATGGTGGTGACGGCAACGATATCGTCTACGGTGGTGATGATGATGATTTGTTGCGCGGTGGTAATGGTAGCGATCGCCTTTATGGGGATGCCGGGAATGATCAACTTTATGGTGATGCGGGTAACGATATTCTCTATGGCGGCAACGGCGACAATCTCCTTAATTAAGGTGTTAGCAAGTGGAGTCACTCTGGCTTCTTTAACTCATGTAAATTCAACCCTAATTGGGTCGGCTGATTTTATTTAATCTAGGCTAGAAAACTGAAATTTCGTTGATTGTTTTCTTGTCTTTGATCCCCCCTAGCCCCCCTTAAAAAGGGGGGGGACTGGACTTCAAAGCCCCTTTTTAAGGCAGGTTTGGGGATCAAAGCCCCCCTTAAAAAGGGGGATTTAGGGGGATCTAATCTCCCGGTGTAATCGGGGGTTAGAAACTGTTCACTCATTTCCATAGTTTCCAGCGAGTGATGACATTCACACCACCAGAAAATACTCCAATTATTAATCCTGTAATTTCCAATTTATTTTAACTTTTAAATTAGGCTATTTTAATGATTAAAAATCTGATATTGGGATTTATTGCTGTATTCAATATAATATTTATCCTCGATTTTATTACTTTATAATCATGAACTTTCCCCGAATAATTCTTAACTTTTCTCCCCGGATTTCCACAATAGACAACCGTACTATTTTCCTGGGTTTAACTGTGTTGAGTATGGCTTGTGCAACGCCAATTATGGCACAAACTGACTCTAATTTACCCAACAATATCCCCGATCAAAATTCCTCAGAAAGCCGGGTTCCTGACCCTCCAGAAGTTGGCTCCTTATCAGAAACAATCAACTGGTCTAATTCCGCTACAGACCTGCAACCTTTATCCCAAAATTTAAGCCCTGAACCCAACCCTCAAGAACCGGAATTAAATAAAAATCCTAAGAGTTTAACTAATAGCTCCTCTGACCCCAATTATATTATTCCTCCTCGAATTGCTCCTGAAGAAAAAATTAACCCAGGAACAACAACATTACCGCTTAATGATATTCCCATTAGTCACTTGACAGAATGGCAATTAACAGCTTTACAAGCCTTTGCGGAGACAACAAACAGTGCTCTTTTTTTTAATGGTATCCTCCAAATTCACGCTGAAGTTATTGAAAGTTTAACCCGGAATAATGTTTATACTGTAGACCAAAAAGGGAGTTATTTTCAACTGCGAACGGTTCCCTTAGAAAGAACAATTACGACGACAACCATTGAACCCCAAACCATGAATGGGTTAGAACTGCAAATGAGTTTAACGGGGGCTTGTATTTTGCCAGGAACTAGCCCTAGTCAACAATGTAGTTATATGCCCGGTTTAGTGATTGATCGTAATAGTATCGATCCCAAATTTTTTGTTCCTACTCGCGTTTTTCAAACCTCGACCGTGGGGGAAGTTATTAAACCAGAAACCTTAGCTTTTGTCGAGCGTCCTGGTTTTCAAGGAGGAACAAGCGCTCAACCCATTGGGGTAGATTTTTACTTTCCAAATACGGGTGCTTTCCCTGGAAATAGTCAATCTCAAGAAACAGATTTTCGACGCCAAGAAGAAATTAATTATACCCTAGCGGGAACATTCTCAAGGGTTCGTCAAATTGTTAGAGCGAATGATAAAGAATCGGTTTTAGGGCGAACTATTCGAGGATTTACTCTATTTTTTGATGATGAAAATCGCTGGACAAATACAATAATTCAAGCGGGAGCCCAATTATTACCAGATGTGATTCCTCGTTTAGAAGGAAGTAAAAATCCGGTTAATTCTAATATTAATATTAACTTATTTTTTGCGGCTAATAATACTCGTTTACCCAGTAGTAGTTTT from the Planktothrix sp. FACHB-1365 genome contains:
- a CDS encoding ELWxxDGT repeat protein, which encodes MSNLTNINGTLYFTAEDSTNGNELWKSDGTAAGTVLVKDISPSLSNSNPGNLTNINGTLYFQAYDGTNGTELWKSDGTAAGTVLVKDIWSGTGNSNPDYLTNINDTLYFGAHDGINGNELWKLVDNISPTNIALSNSTINENVAANSNVGSFTSTDPDTGNTFTYTLVAGTGDTDNAAFTIASDKLNINASPDFEAKSSYAIRVRTTDQGGLSYEQPLTVTIKDVNEVPTNLSISNSSINENVAANSTIGSFTSTDPDTGNTFTYSLVAGTGDTDNAAFTIASDKLNINASPNFEAKSSYAIRVRTTDQGGLTYEKPLTVTIKDVNEVPTNLSISNSSINENVAANSNVGSFTSTDPDTGNTFTYTLVAGTGDTDNAAFTIASDKLNINASPDFETKSTYNIRVQTTDQGGLTYEQPLTVTIKDIDESVSLTPNNDIFNGTAGVDQVKGLAGSDRIYGNAGNDILDGGDGNDIVYGGDDDDLLRGGNGSDRLYGDAGNDQLYGDAGNDILYGGNGDNLLN
- a CDS encoding autotransporter outer membrane beta-barrel domain-containing protein; amino-acid sequence: MNFPRIILNFSPRISTIDNRTIFLGLTVLSMACATPIMAQTDSNLPNNIPDQNSSESRVPDPPEVGSLSETINWSNSATDLQPLSQNLSPEPNPQEPELNKNPKSLTNSSSDPNYIIPPRIAPEEKINPGTTTLPLNDIPISHLTEWQLTALQAFAETTNSALFFNGILQIHAEVIESLTRNNVYTVDQKGSYFQLRTVPLERTITTTTIEPQTMNGLELQMSLTGACILPGTSPSQQCSYMPGLVIDRNSIDPKFFVPTRVFQTSTVGEVIKPETLAFVERPGFQGGTSAQPIGVDFYFPNTGAFPGNSQSQETDFRRQEEINYTLAGTFSRVRQIVRANDKESVLGRTIRGFTLFFDDENRWTNTIIQAGAQLLPDVIPRLEGSKNPVNSNININLFFAANNTRLPSSSFTIYSAGLGQANSLTSNVTDISQVPTANYHSLWFGLSPVIKRNFEDSEIFYQPTGPQFTLANGGGEGGADTNIQLVSAVNQNTYSTANLQNFYAQVYLGFFQQNVNLVTENIYREKMGYYPHLSLTGDWTGSQYIFRYYTGIIASEEVKPYLGADYTRNTVNGWNFRGGAIGYLNPDQDYYSQVWGSVAKRITFSKSANLILSSGFNYAIDRDTTIGDVVSISPASEVVVAASLNWGIVSIGLSNYFGGILPNSYDNRLLTQLSISPFKTLTLSGYVAPIDETSNRSLYGAGIIWQLKNQYNSPTLSFNWQNQQYDYGYDVFGNQLLVNDNIFTILFRVGHPPNPF